One genomic window of Canis lupus baileyi chromosome 22, mCanLup2.hap1, whole genome shotgun sequence includes the following:
- the VILL gene encoding villin-like protein isoform X7: protein MGTSLRNTATSSSIYRKGGLDSALKHVETNMYNIQRLLHIQGRKHVSATEVELSWNSFNKSDIFLLDLGKIMIQWNGPETSISEKARGLALTCSLQDRERGGRAQIGVVDDEVKATDLMRIMEAVLGCRVGNLPASMPNKSINQLQKASVRLYHVCEKEEDLVIQELATCPLTQDLLREEDYYILDQGGSKIYVWQGRMSGLQEKKAAFSRALAFIQAKGYPTYTNVEVVNDGAESAAFKQLFRAWSAKKPENRNLHGMSELIRGRLDVGELHSQPELAAQLRMVDDASGQVEVWCIQDLCRQPMDPKHHGQLYAGNCYLVLYTYQKMGRVQYILYLWQGHQATTSEIKALNCNAEELDLMYHGALVREHVTMGSEPPHFLAILQGQLVVFQGRMGHNRKELPASAMRLFHVQGTDIYNTKTMEVPARASALNSNDVFLLVTASICYLWFGKGCSGDQREMARTVVTAMSGETKETVLEGQEPPCFWEALGGRAPYPSNKRLPEDVSSFQPRLFECSSQMGQLVLTEVVFFSQEDLDKYDIMLLDTWQEIFLWLGEAASGWKEAVTWGQEYLKTHPAGRSLATPIVVIKQGHEPPTFTGWFFTWDPYKWTNNQSYEEVVDGGLGAKPAIFELTAELNNFQLSRVPSHGRAGPLSPRTLKGSQDGSGNELQLDSKGGGTSTSSYHSSPKPTIKGSLPREQLMHQAAEDLPEGVDPAHKEFYLSDSDFQDIFGKSKEEFYSMAKWRQQQEKKQLGFF from the exons ATGGGAACTTCTTTGAGGAACACTGCTACATCGTCCTCCAT CTACAGGAAAGGTGGCCTGGACTCTGCCCTCAAGCATGTGGAGACCAACATGTACAACATCCAGCGACTGCTGCACATCCAAGGGAGGAAGCACGTATCAGCCACTGAG GTGGAGCTCTCTTGGAACAGCTTTAATAAGAGTGACATCTTCCTGCTGGACCTGGGCAAGATCATGATCCAGTGGAATGGGCCCGAGACCAGCATTTCTGAGAAGGCGAGG GGACTGGCCCTGACCTGCAGCCTCCAGGACAGGGAGCGTGGTGGTCGCGCACAGATTGGTGTGGTGGATGACGAGGTCAAAGCCACTGACCTCATGAGGATCATGGAAGCTGTGCTGGGCTGCAGAGTGGGCAACCTGCCTGCCTCCATGCCCAACAAGAGTATTAACCAGCTGCAGAAGGCCAGTGTCCGCCTCTACCA TGTCTGTGAGAAGGAGGAGGACTTGGTGATCCAGGAGTTGGCCACCTGCCCACTAACCCAAGACCTACTGCGAGAGGAG GACTACTACATCCTGGATCAGGGCGGTTCCAAGATCTATGTGTGGCAGGGACGCATGTCTGGCCTCCAAGAGAAAAAGGCCGCCTTCAGCCGGGCCCTG gccttCATCCAGGCCAAGGGCTACCCGACCTACACAAACGTGGAGGTGGTGAACGACGGCGCCGAGTCGGCCGCGTTCAAACAGCTCTTCCGGGCCTGGTCTGCGAAGAAGCCAGAGAACAGGAACCTCCACGGGATGA GTGAATTGATTCGGGGAAGGCTGGATGTGGGTGAGCTGCACAGTCAGCCTGAGCTAGCGGCCCAGCTCAGGATGGTGGACGACGCCTCCGGGCAGGTGGAG GTATGGTGCATCCAGGACTTATGCAGACAACCCATGGACCCCAAGCATCACGGACAATTGTATGCAGGCAACTGCTACCTTGTCCTCTATACATACCAAAAGATGGGCCGCGTCCAGTATATTCTGTACCTGTGGCAG GGCCACCAGGCCACCACAAGTGAGATCAAAGCCCTGAACTGCAACGCGGAGGAGCTGGACCTCATGTACCATGGAGCTCTGGTGCGGGAGCATGTTACCATGGGCAGCGAGCCCCCGCACTTCCTCGCCATCCTCCAGGGCCAGCTGGTGGTCTTCCAG GGGCGCATGGGGCACAACAGGAAGGAGCTGCCAGCATCTGCCATGAGGCTCTTCCACGTGCAAGGCACTGACATCTACAACACCAAGACCATGGAGGTGCCGGCCCGTGCCTCAGCTCTCAACTCCAATGACGTCTTCTTGCTGGTCACAGCTAGCATCTGTTACCTCTGGTTTGGAAAG GGCTGCAGTGGTGACCAGCGGGAGATGGCGCGGACAGTGGTCACTGCCATGTCTGGGGAGACCAAGGAAACGGTGCTGGAGGGTCAGGAGCCTCCCTGCTTCTGGGAGGCCCTGGGGGGCCGGGCTCCCTACCCCAGCAATAAGAG GCTTCCCGAGGATGTCTCCAGCTTCCAGCCACGACTGTTTGAGTGCTCCAGCCAGATGGGCCAGCTGGTCCTCACAGAAGTTGTGTTCTTTAGCCAAGAGGACCTGGACAAGTATGACATCATGTTACTGGACACTTGGCAGGAG ATCTTCCTGTGGCTTGGAGAAGCTGCCAGTGGGTGGAAGGAGGCGGTGACCTGGGGCCAGGAGTACCTGAAGACCCACCCGGCAGGGAGGAGCCTTGCCACGCCAATCGTGGTGATCAAGCAGGGCCATGAGCCTCCTACCTTCACTGGATGGTTCTTCACTTGGGACCCCTACAAGTGGACT AACAACCAATCCTATGAGGAGGTGGTGGATGGTGGCCTGGGAGCAAAACCTGCCATATTTGAGCTCACAGCA GAACTCAACAACTTCCAGCTGTCTAGAGTGCCAAGCCATGGCAGGGCAGGCCCCTTGTCCCCACGGACCCTCAAGGGCTCCCAGGACGGCTCAGGAAATGAGCTGCAGCTTGACTCCAAGGGCGGtggcaccagcaccagcagctaCCACAGCAGCCCCAAACCCACCATCAAGGGGAGCCTGCCCCGTGAGCAGCTAATGCACCAAGCTGCTGAGGACCTGCCAGAGGGCGTGGACCCAGCCCACAAGGAG TTCTATCTCTCTGACTCTGACTTCCAAGATATCTTTGGGAAATCCAAGGAAGAATTCTACAGCATGGCCAAGTGGAGGCAGCAGCAGGAGAAAAAGCAGCTTGGCTTTTTCtga
- the VILL gene encoding villin-like protein isoform X4 yields the protein MDINKGLPAIASHRDLHVWIIENQRMVPVPERAYGNFFEEHCYIVLHVPRSLKATQGASSDLHYWVGKEADAAAQGSAGAFVQHLLEALGGAAVQHREAQGHESHCFRSYFRPGVLYRKGGLDSALKHVETNMYNIQRLLHIQGRKHVSATEVELSWNSFNKSDIFLLDLGKIMIQWNGPETSISEKARGLALTCSLQDRERGGRAQIGVVDDEVKATDLMRIMEAVLGCRVGNLPASMPNKSINQLQKASVRLYHVCEKEEDLVIQELATCPLTQDLLREEDYYILDQGGSKIYVWQGRMSGLQEKKAAFSRALAFIQAKGYPTYTNVEVVNDGAESAAFKQLFRAWSAKKPENRNLHGMSELIRGRLDVGELHSQPELAAQLRMVDDASGQVEVWCIQDLCRQPMDPKHHGQLYAGNCYLVLYTYQKMGRVQYILYLWQGHQATTSEIKALNCNAEELDLMYHGALVREHVTMGSEPPHFLAILQGQLVVFQGRMGHNRKELPASAMRLFHVQGTDIYNTKTMEVPARASALNSNDVFLLVTASICYLWFGKGCSGDQREMARTVVTAMSGETKETVLEGQEPPCFWEALGGRAPYPSNKRLPEDVSSFQPRLFECSSQMGQLVLTEVVFFSQEDLDKYDIMLLDTWQEIFLWLGEAASGWKEAVTWGQEYLKTHPAGRSLATPIVVIKQGHEPPTFTGWFFTWDPYKWTNNQSYEEVVDGGLGAKPAIFELTAELNNFQLSRVPSHGRAGPLSPRTLKGSQDGSGNELQLDSKGGGTSTSSYHSSPKPTIKGSLPREQLMHQAAEDLPEGVDPAHKEFYLSDSDFQDIFGKSKEEFYSMAKWRQQQEKKQLGFF from the exons ATGGACATCAACAAAGGCCTCCCAGCCATTGCGAGCCACAGGGACCTCCACGTATGGATCATTGAG AACCAGAGGATGGTGCCAGTACCTGAAAGGGCCTATGGGAACTTCTTTGAGGAACACTGCTACATCGTCCTCCAT GTTCCCCGGAGCCTGAAGGCCACTCAGGGGGCATCCAGCGACCTGCACTACTGGGTGGGGAAGGAGGCGGACGCGGCGGCGCAGGGCTCGGCGGGCGCCTTCGTGCAGCACCTGCTGGAGGCGCTGGGCGGGGCCGCCGTGCAGCACCGGGAGGCGCAGGGCCACGAGTCCCACTGTTTCCGCAGCTACTTCCGCCCGGGCGTCCT CTACAGGAAAGGTGGCCTGGACTCTGCCCTCAAGCATGTGGAGACCAACATGTACAACATCCAGCGACTGCTGCACATCCAAGGGAGGAAGCACGTATCAGCCACTGAG GTGGAGCTCTCTTGGAACAGCTTTAATAAGAGTGACATCTTCCTGCTGGACCTGGGCAAGATCATGATCCAGTGGAATGGGCCCGAGACCAGCATTTCTGAGAAGGCGAGG GGACTGGCCCTGACCTGCAGCCTCCAGGACAGGGAGCGTGGTGGTCGCGCACAGATTGGTGTGGTGGATGACGAGGTCAAAGCCACTGACCTCATGAGGATCATGGAAGCTGTGCTGGGCTGCAGAGTGGGCAACCTGCCTGCCTCCATGCCCAACAAGAGTATTAACCAGCTGCAGAAGGCCAGTGTCCGCCTCTACCA TGTCTGTGAGAAGGAGGAGGACTTGGTGATCCAGGAGTTGGCCACCTGCCCACTAACCCAAGACCTACTGCGAGAGGAG GACTACTACATCCTGGATCAGGGCGGTTCCAAGATCTATGTGTGGCAGGGACGCATGTCTGGCCTCCAAGAGAAAAAGGCCGCCTTCAGCCGGGCCCTG gccttCATCCAGGCCAAGGGCTACCCGACCTACACAAACGTGGAGGTGGTGAACGACGGCGCCGAGTCGGCCGCGTTCAAACAGCTCTTCCGGGCCTGGTCTGCGAAGAAGCCAGAGAACAGGAACCTCCACGGGATGA GTGAATTGATTCGGGGAAGGCTGGATGTGGGTGAGCTGCACAGTCAGCCTGAGCTAGCGGCCCAGCTCAGGATGGTGGACGACGCCTCCGGGCAGGTGGAG GTATGGTGCATCCAGGACTTATGCAGACAACCCATGGACCCCAAGCATCACGGACAATTGTATGCAGGCAACTGCTACCTTGTCCTCTATACATACCAAAAGATGGGCCGCGTCCAGTATATTCTGTACCTGTGGCAG GGCCACCAGGCCACCACAAGTGAGATCAAAGCCCTGAACTGCAACGCGGAGGAGCTGGACCTCATGTACCATGGAGCTCTGGTGCGGGAGCATGTTACCATGGGCAGCGAGCCCCCGCACTTCCTCGCCATCCTCCAGGGCCAGCTGGTGGTCTTCCAG GGGCGCATGGGGCACAACAGGAAGGAGCTGCCAGCATCTGCCATGAGGCTCTTCCACGTGCAAGGCACTGACATCTACAACACCAAGACCATGGAGGTGCCGGCCCGTGCCTCAGCTCTCAACTCCAATGACGTCTTCTTGCTGGTCACAGCTAGCATCTGTTACCTCTGGTTTGGAAAG GGCTGCAGTGGTGACCAGCGGGAGATGGCGCGGACAGTGGTCACTGCCATGTCTGGGGAGACCAAGGAAACGGTGCTGGAGGGTCAGGAGCCTCCCTGCTTCTGGGAGGCCCTGGGGGGCCGGGCTCCCTACCCCAGCAATAAGAG GCTTCCCGAGGATGTCTCCAGCTTCCAGCCACGACTGTTTGAGTGCTCCAGCCAGATGGGCCAGCTGGTCCTCACAGAAGTTGTGTTCTTTAGCCAAGAGGACCTGGACAAGTATGACATCATGTTACTGGACACTTGGCAGGAG ATCTTCCTGTGGCTTGGAGAAGCTGCCAGTGGGTGGAAGGAGGCGGTGACCTGGGGCCAGGAGTACCTGAAGACCCACCCGGCAGGGAGGAGCCTTGCCACGCCAATCGTGGTGATCAAGCAGGGCCATGAGCCTCCTACCTTCACTGGATGGTTCTTCACTTGGGACCCCTACAAGTGGACT AACAACCAATCCTATGAGGAGGTGGTGGATGGTGGCCTGGGAGCAAAACCTGCCATATTTGAGCTCACAGCA GAACTCAACAACTTCCAGCTGTCTAGAGTGCCAAGCCATGGCAGGGCAGGCCCCTTGTCCCCACGGACCCTCAAGGGCTCCCAGGACGGCTCAGGAAATGAGCTGCAGCTTGACTCCAAGGGCGGtggcaccagcaccagcagctaCCACAGCAGCCCCAAACCCACCATCAAGGGGAGCCTGCCCCGTGAGCAGCTAATGCACCAAGCTGCTGAGGACCTGCCAGAGGGCGTGGACCCAGCCCACAAGGAG TTCTATCTCTCTGACTCTGACTTCCAAGATATCTTTGGGAAATCCAAGGAAGAATTCTACAGCATGGCCAAGTGGAGGCAGCAGCAGGAGAAAAAGCAGCTTGGCTTTTTCtga
- the VILL gene encoding villin-like protein isoform X2 gives MLLSITTECHCACRPVSSPFHDHHGCPSPASLSHSVAGTATAVLGSEPWWPRRPSTLPGMDINKGLPAIASHRDLHVWIIENQRMVPVPERAYGNFFEEHCYIVLHVPRSLKATQGASSDLHYWVGKEADAAAQGSAGAFVQHLLEALGGAAVQHREAQGHESHCFRSYFRPGVLYRKGGLDSALKHVETNMYNIQRLLHIQGRKHVSATEVELSWNSFNKSDIFLLDLGKIMIQWNGPETSISEKARGLALTCSLQDRERGGRAQIGVVDDEVKATDLMRIMEAVLGCRVGNLPASMPNKSINQLQKASVRLYHVCEKEEDLVIQELATCPLTQDLLREEDYYILDQGGSKIYVWQGRMSGLQEKKAAFSRALAFIQAKGYPTYTNVEVVNDGAESAAFKQLFRAWSAKKPENRNLHGMSELIRGRLDVGELHSQPELAAQLRMVDDASGQVEVWCIQDLCRQPMDPKHHGQLYAGNCYLVLYTYQKMGRVQYILYLWQGHQATTSEIKALNCNAEELDLMYHGALVREHVTMGSEPPHFLAILQGQLVVFQGRMGHNRKELPASAMRLFHVQGTDIYNTKTMEVPARASALNSNDVFLLVTASICYLWFGKGCSGDQREMARTVVTAMSGETKETVLEGQEPPCFWEALGGRAPYPSNKRLPEDVSSFQPRLFECSSQMGQLVLTEVVFFSQEDLDKYDIMLLDTWQEIFLWLGEAASGWKEAVTWGQEYLKTHPAGRSLATPIVVIKQGHEPPTFTGWFFTWDPYKWTNNQSYEEVVDGGLGAKPAIFELTAELNNFQLSRVPSHGRAGPLSPRTLKGSQDGSGNELQLDSKGGGTSTSSYHSSPKPTIKGSLPREQLMHQAAEDLPEGVDPAHKEALPLLVLPTWPGPLRVPSQHIPEPRGDPAGTP, from the exons GATGGACATCAACAAAGGCCTCCCAGCCATTGCGAGCCACAGGGACCTCCACGTATGGATCATTGAG AACCAGAGGATGGTGCCAGTACCTGAAAGGGCCTATGGGAACTTCTTTGAGGAACACTGCTACATCGTCCTCCAT GTTCCCCGGAGCCTGAAGGCCACTCAGGGGGCATCCAGCGACCTGCACTACTGGGTGGGGAAGGAGGCGGACGCGGCGGCGCAGGGCTCGGCGGGCGCCTTCGTGCAGCACCTGCTGGAGGCGCTGGGCGGGGCCGCCGTGCAGCACCGGGAGGCGCAGGGCCACGAGTCCCACTGTTTCCGCAGCTACTTCCGCCCGGGCGTCCT CTACAGGAAAGGTGGCCTGGACTCTGCCCTCAAGCATGTGGAGACCAACATGTACAACATCCAGCGACTGCTGCACATCCAAGGGAGGAAGCACGTATCAGCCACTGAG GTGGAGCTCTCTTGGAACAGCTTTAATAAGAGTGACATCTTCCTGCTGGACCTGGGCAAGATCATGATCCAGTGGAATGGGCCCGAGACCAGCATTTCTGAGAAGGCGAGG GGACTGGCCCTGACCTGCAGCCTCCAGGACAGGGAGCGTGGTGGTCGCGCACAGATTGGTGTGGTGGATGACGAGGTCAAAGCCACTGACCTCATGAGGATCATGGAAGCTGTGCTGGGCTGCAGAGTGGGCAACCTGCCTGCCTCCATGCCCAACAAGAGTATTAACCAGCTGCAGAAGGCCAGTGTCCGCCTCTACCA TGTCTGTGAGAAGGAGGAGGACTTGGTGATCCAGGAGTTGGCCACCTGCCCACTAACCCAAGACCTACTGCGAGAGGAG GACTACTACATCCTGGATCAGGGCGGTTCCAAGATCTATGTGTGGCAGGGACGCATGTCTGGCCTCCAAGAGAAAAAGGCCGCCTTCAGCCGGGCCCTG gccttCATCCAGGCCAAGGGCTACCCGACCTACACAAACGTGGAGGTGGTGAACGACGGCGCCGAGTCGGCCGCGTTCAAACAGCTCTTCCGGGCCTGGTCTGCGAAGAAGCCAGAGAACAGGAACCTCCACGGGATGA GTGAATTGATTCGGGGAAGGCTGGATGTGGGTGAGCTGCACAGTCAGCCTGAGCTAGCGGCCCAGCTCAGGATGGTGGACGACGCCTCCGGGCAGGTGGAG GTATGGTGCATCCAGGACTTATGCAGACAACCCATGGACCCCAAGCATCACGGACAATTGTATGCAGGCAACTGCTACCTTGTCCTCTATACATACCAAAAGATGGGCCGCGTCCAGTATATTCTGTACCTGTGGCAG GGCCACCAGGCCACCACAAGTGAGATCAAAGCCCTGAACTGCAACGCGGAGGAGCTGGACCTCATGTACCATGGAGCTCTGGTGCGGGAGCATGTTACCATGGGCAGCGAGCCCCCGCACTTCCTCGCCATCCTCCAGGGCCAGCTGGTGGTCTTCCAG GGGCGCATGGGGCACAACAGGAAGGAGCTGCCAGCATCTGCCATGAGGCTCTTCCACGTGCAAGGCACTGACATCTACAACACCAAGACCATGGAGGTGCCGGCCCGTGCCTCAGCTCTCAACTCCAATGACGTCTTCTTGCTGGTCACAGCTAGCATCTGTTACCTCTGGTTTGGAAAG GGCTGCAGTGGTGACCAGCGGGAGATGGCGCGGACAGTGGTCACTGCCATGTCTGGGGAGACCAAGGAAACGGTGCTGGAGGGTCAGGAGCCTCCCTGCTTCTGGGAGGCCCTGGGGGGCCGGGCTCCCTACCCCAGCAATAAGAG GCTTCCCGAGGATGTCTCCAGCTTCCAGCCACGACTGTTTGAGTGCTCCAGCCAGATGGGCCAGCTGGTCCTCACAGAAGTTGTGTTCTTTAGCCAAGAGGACCTGGACAAGTATGACATCATGTTACTGGACACTTGGCAGGAG ATCTTCCTGTGGCTTGGAGAAGCTGCCAGTGGGTGGAAGGAGGCGGTGACCTGGGGCCAGGAGTACCTGAAGACCCACCCGGCAGGGAGGAGCCTTGCCACGCCAATCGTGGTGATCAAGCAGGGCCATGAGCCTCCTACCTTCACTGGATGGTTCTTCACTTGGGACCCCTACAAGTGGACT AACAACCAATCCTATGAGGAGGTGGTGGATGGTGGCCTGGGAGCAAAACCTGCCATATTTGAGCTCACAGCA GAACTCAACAACTTCCAGCTGTCTAGAGTGCCAAGCCATGGCAGGGCAGGCCCCTTGTCCCCACGGACCCTCAAGGGCTCCCAGGACGGCTCAGGAAATGAGCTGCAGCTTGACTCCAAGGGCGGtggcaccagcaccagcagctaCCACAGCAGCCCCAAACCCACCATCAAGGGGAGCCTGCCCCGTGAGCAGCTAATGCACCAAGCTGCTGAGGACCTGCCAGAGGGCGTGGACCCAGCCCACAAGGAG gccctgcccctgctGGTGCTACCCACATGGCCGGGACCTCTAAGGGTACCTTCTCAACACATACCTGAGCCCCGGGGAGACCCTGCTGGCACTCCCTAG
- the VILL gene encoding villin-like protein isoform X1, whose amino-acid sequence MLLSITTECHCACRPVSSPFHDHHGCPSPASLSHSVAGTATAVLGSEPWWPRRPSTLPGMDINKGLPAIASHRDLHVWIIENQRMVPVPERAYGNFFEEHCYIVLHVPRSLKATQGASSDLHYWVGKEADAAAQGSAGAFVQHLLEALGGAAVQHREAQGHESHCFRSYFRPGVLYRKGGLDSALKHVETNMYNIQRLLHIQGRKHVSATEVELSWNSFNKSDIFLLDLGKIMIQWNGPETSISEKARGLALTCSLQDRERGGRAQIGVVDDEVKATDLMRIMEAVLGCRVGNLPASMPNKSINQLQKASVRLYHVCEKEEDLVIQELATCPLTQDLLREEDYYILDQGGSKIYVWQGRMSGLQEKKAAFSRALAFIQAKGYPTYTNVEVVNDGAESAAFKQLFRAWSAKKPENRNLHGMSELIRGRLDVGELHSQPELAAQLRMVDDASGQVEVWCIQDLCRQPMDPKHHGQLYAGNCYLVLYTYQKMGRVQYILYLWQGHQATTSEIKALNCNAEELDLMYHGALVREHVTMGSEPPHFLAILQGQLVVFQGRMGHNRKELPASAMRLFHVQGTDIYNTKTMEVPARASALNSNDVFLLVTASICYLWFGKGCSGDQREMARTVVTAMSGETKETVLEGQEPPCFWEALGGRAPYPSNKRLPEDVSSFQPRLFECSSQMGQLVLTEVVFFSQEDLDKYDIMLLDTWQEIFLWLGEAASGWKEAVTWGQEYLKTHPAGRSLATPIVVIKQGHEPPTFTGWFFTWDPYKWTNNQSYEEVVDGGLGAKPAIFELTAELNNFQLSRVPSHGRAGPLSPRTLKGSQDGSGNELQLDSKGGGTSTSSYHSSPKPTIKGSLPREQLMHQAAEDLPEGVDPAHKEFYLSDSDFQDIFGKSKEEFYSMAKWRQQQEKKQLGFF is encoded by the exons GATGGACATCAACAAAGGCCTCCCAGCCATTGCGAGCCACAGGGACCTCCACGTATGGATCATTGAG AACCAGAGGATGGTGCCAGTACCTGAAAGGGCCTATGGGAACTTCTTTGAGGAACACTGCTACATCGTCCTCCAT GTTCCCCGGAGCCTGAAGGCCACTCAGGGGGCATCCAGCGACCTGCACTACTGGGTGGGGAAGGAGGCGGACGCGGCGGCGCAGGGCTCGGCGGGCGCCTTCGTGCAGCACCTGCTGGAGGCGCTGGGCGGGGCCGCCGTGCAGCACCGGGAGGCGCAGGGCCACGAGTCCCACTGTTTCCGCAGCTACTTCCGCCCGGGCGTCCT CTACAGGAAAGGTGGCCTGGACTCTGCCCTCAAGCATGTGGAGACCAACATGTACAACATCCAGCGACTGCTGCACATCCAAGGGAGGAAGCACGTATCAGCCACTGAG GTGGAGCTCTCTTGGAACAGCTTTAATAAGAGTGACATCTTCCTGCTGGACCTGGGCAAGATCATGATCCAGTGGAATGGGCCCGAGACCAGCATTTCTGAGAAGGCGAGG GGACTGGCCCTGACCTGCAGCCTCCAGGACAGGGAGCGTGGTGGTCGCGCACAGATTGGTGTGGTGGATGACGAGGTCAAAGCCACTGACCTCATGAGGATCATGGAAGCTGTGCTGGGCTGCAGAGTGGGCAACCTGCCTGCCTCCATGCCCAACAAGAGTATTAACCAGCTGCAGAAGGCCAGTGTCCGCCTCTACCA TGTCTGTGAGAAGGAGGAGGACTTGGTGATCCAGGAGTTGGCCACCTGCCCACTAACCCAAGACCTACTGCGAGAGGAG GACTACTACATCCTGGATCAGGGCGGTTCCAAGATCTATGTGTGGCAGGGACGCATGTCTGGCCTCCAAGAGAAAAAGGCCGCCTTCAGCCGGGCCCTG gccttCATCCAGGCCAAGGGCTACCCGACCTACACAAACGTGGAGGTGGTGAACGACGGCGCCGAGTCGGCCGCGTTCAAACAGCTCTTCCGGGCCTGGTCTGCGAAGAAGCCAGAGAACAGGAACCTCCACGGGATGA GTGAATTGATTCGGGGAAGGCTGGATGTGGGTGAGCTGCACAGTCAGCCTGAGCTAGCGGCCCAGCTCAGGATGGTGGACGACGCCTCCGGGCAGGTGGAG GTATGGTGCATCCAGGACTTATGCAGACAACCCATGGACCCCAAGCATCACGGACAATTGTATGCAGGCAACTGCTACCTTGTCCTCTATACATACCAAAAGATGGGCCGCGTCCAGTATATTCTGTACCTGTGGCAG GGCCACCAGGCCACCACAAGTGAGATCAAAGCCCTGAACTGCAACGCGGAGGAGCTGGACCTCATGTACCATGGAGCTCTGGTGCGGGAGCATGTTACCATGGGCAGCGAGCCCCCGCACTTCCTCGCCATCCTCCAGGGCCAGCTGGTGGTCTTCCAG GGGCGCATGGGGCACAACAGGAAGGAGCTGCCAGCATCTGCCATGAGGCTCTTCCACGTGCAAGGCACTGACATCTACAACACCAAGACCATGGAGGTGCCGGCCCGTGCCTCAGCTCTCAACTCCAATGACGTCTTCTTGCTGGTCACAGCTAGCATCTGTTACCTCTGGTTTGGAAAG GGCTGCAGTGGTGACCAGCGGGAGATGGCGCGGACAGTGGTCACTGCCATGTCTGGGGAGACCAAGGAAACGGTGCTGGAGGGTCAGGAGCCTCCCTGCTTCTGGGAGGCCCTGGGGGGCCGGGCTCCCTACCCCAGCAATAAGAG GCTTCCCGAGGATGTCTCCAGCTTCCAGCCACGACTGTTTGAGTGCTCCAGCCAGATGGGCCAGCTGGTCCTCACAGAAGTTGTGTTCTTTAGCCAAGAGGACCTGGACAAGTATGACATCATGTTACTGGACACTTGGCAGGAG ATCTTCCTGTGGCTTGGAGAAGCTGCCAGTGGGTGGAAGGAGGCGGTGACCTGGGGCCAGGAGTACCTGAAGACCCACCCGGCAGGGAGGAGCCTTGCCACGCCAATCGTGGTGATCAAGCAGGGCCATGAGCCTCCTACCTTCACTGGATGGTTCTTCACTTGGGACCCCTACAAGTGGACT AACAACCAATCCTATGAGGAGGTGGTGGATGGTGGCCTGGGAGCAAAACCTGCCATATTTGAGCTCACAGCA GAACTCAACAACTTCCAGCTGTCTAGAGTGCCAAGCCATGGCAGGGCAGGCCCCTTGTCCCCACGGACCCTCAAGGGCTCCCAGGACGGCTCAGGAAATGAGCTGCAGCTTGACTCCAAGGGCGGtggcaccagcaccagcagctaCCACAGCAGCCCCAAACCCACCATCAAGGGGAGCCTGCCCCGTGAGCAGCTAATGCACCAAGCTGCTGAGGACCTGCCAGAGGGCGTGGACCCAGCCCACAAGGAG TTCTATCTCTCTGACTCTGACTTCCAAGATATCTTTGGGAAATCCAAGGAAGAATTCTACAGCATGGCCAAGTGGAGGCAGCAGCAGGAGAAAAAGCAGCTTGGCTTTTTCtga